The Sandaracinus amylolyticus genomic interval ATGGTGCCGAGCCCGCGTTATCTCGCGCTCAACCGCGCGATGACCGCGGCGCGCGGCGACGCGTACGACTTCGCGATCAAGGGGATCGACGAGCTCATCGTCAAGCACGACTCGGTCATGGTCGAGGCCTGCAACGCGAGCTTCCAGGTGCACCTGCAGGTGGACCCGAAGGACTTCGCGCGCCTCTACAACATCGCGCAGGTGCTCGCGGCGCCGGCGCTCTCGGTCGCAACGAATTCGCCGGTGCTCTTCGGTCGTCGGCTCTGGGCCGAGACGCGCATCGCGCTCTTCGAGCAAGCCGTCGACACGCGCCACAAGGGCCATCACCTGCGCGAGGCGCAGGCGCGCGTGAACTTCGGCAAGCGCTGGGTGCGCAGCAGCATCCTCGAGATCTACAAGGAAGACGTCGCGCGCTTCCGCACGCTGGTCGGCACCGATCTCGACGAGAACGCGCTCGAGACGTTCGAGCGCGGCGAGGTCCCGCAGCTCAAGGCGCTGCGCCTCCACAACGGCACCGTCTATCGGTGGAACCGCGCGTGTTACGGCATCGGGCCGAACGGCAAGCCGCACCTGCGCATCGAGCTGCGCGTGCTGCCCTCGGGCCCGAGCATCCCCGACGAGATCGCGACGGCCGCGTTCTGGCTCGGCCTGATGAGCGAGCTCGGCGCGCAGGAGGAGGACATCACGCAGCGCATGGAGTTCGATCATGCGCACGCGAACCTCTACGCCGCGGCGCAGAACGGGCTCGGCGCGCGCTTCACCTGGCTCGACGGCGAAGAAGTGCTCGCGCAGCCGCTGGTGCTCGATCGACTGCTCCCGATGGCGAGCGACGGCCTCGCGCGCGCCGGCGTGAACCCCGAGGACGCGTCGCGCTACCTCGGCATCGTCGAGCAGCGCGTGCGCACGATGCGCACCGGCGCGCGCTGGATCATGCAGTCGCTCGGCGAGATGAAGCAGCGCGGATCGAGCGGGGAGCGCTTCACCGCGATCGTCGCGGCGACGGTCGCGCGGCAGAAGACCGGGCGTACGGTCGCGGAGTGGGAGCGCGCGCGGCTCGACGAGATCGGCAGCGCGAAGACGAGCTACCACCGCGTCTCGCAGTACATGACGACCGACATCTTCACCGTGCAGGCCGACGACGCGGTGGAGCTCGTCGCCGACCTCATGGGCTGGGAGCGCATCCGCCACGTGCCGGTCGAGGACGGCAAGGGTCGCCTCGTCGGGCTCGTCAGCTATCGCGCGGTGCTGCGCTACTTCAACGAGCGCGAGAAGGAAGGCGTGCGCGCCGACAGCGCGTCCACGCCGGTGAGCGACATCATGCGTCGCGACGTGATCACGGTGACGCCCGACACGCCGACGCTCGAGGCGATCGCGCTGATGCGGCGCTATCGCATCGGGTGCCTGCCGGTCGTGCAGGACGGACACCTCGTCGCGGTGCTGAGCGAAGAGGACTTCATGGGCATCGCCGCCCAGCTCCTCGAAGAGAAGCTGGGCGGGTAGGGCGCGTCGATCAGGGATCGCACGCGCCCGCGAACGGGCGCGCGAGCACCGAGCTGCGCGTCGGCGAGCTGCGACGCACCCACGCCGCGGCGTGATGCGCGGTGGCGCCGGTGCCCGTGGTCACGAGCTGCGCGTCGACGATCTCCTCACCGTCGGCCGCGGTGTCGAGCACGAGCGCACGCCCGCCCCCAGGCGCGTCCCACGGCACGCGCGAAGGACGCAGCGCGCGCAGCACGACCTGATCGTTCCCGCCGTCGCGCGCCTCGACCGAGAGCACGAGCGGCATCGTCGCGTTGCTCATCACGATGCGCACGACGCTGACGACCGCGCCGTCGGTCCGCACGTCGACGCTCTCGCCCATCGCGTCGCACCGGCCGCCGTCGCAGTGCACCGGAACGATGCGGATTCGATCGCCGGCGCCGAAGGCCATCAGGAGGTCGTCCGCGTCGATCACGGCGAGCGCGGCGTCGGTGGTGCGTCCCGGCGTGTCGATCCCGCCGGGGAGCGTGCTCTCCTCGTCGGACTTCCAGAACATCACGCGCCCGCGATCCGCGGTCGAGACCGCGACGAACCCGTTCGCGTGCGGGATGTGGGTGATCGGGTCCGCGGTCAGCCCGGTGATCGTCGCGTCGACCTGGCGGTTCGCGTACGCGTCCTCGACGCTCGTCAGCCCGGTGGGCCCCGCGGCGGTCCCGACGCGCGCGACGAAGCGACGACCGAGCCCGCTGGCGACGTCGGTCGCGACCAGCGGTCCGTACAGGATCTCGGGCGCGGTCACGCCGCGGCAGCCCTCCATCGCGCTGTGGCGCGGCACGGTGCTCTCGCTCCAGCGCACGAACTGCCAATCCGTCGACGTCGGTCGGCCCTCGAGATAGCCGAGCAGCACGCTGCCGCCGCCATCGTCGCGGAACGTGCCGCCGAGCGGCAGGAACTCACCGGAGCAGGGATCACCCTGCGCGTCGTCGATCGAGCGCGTCTCGATCGTGTTGCCCGAGAGCTCGAAGCGATGCCACTCGCTCGCGACGCCGATCTCGTTGCCGAACGTCGCGACGTGCACCAGCGGCGGCCCCGCCGCGCGGGTGCCGAACGCGAGCGCGATCTGCGCGCGGACGTTCGCGCTCTCGCGCACCGCGCGCGTGTCCGACTCGGGCGTCGCGCAGAACTGGCAGCGCTGGTTCACGCACTGCACGAGGCCGACCGCGCCGCACTCGGCGGACGTCGTGCACTCGGGCGGAGGCGGCGGGCCGGCGTCGGTGCCGCCGTCCGCATCACCGCCGTCGGTCGGCTCGTCCGACGCGTCGATCGCCGCGTCCACGGGGCCGCCGTCCATGCCGCCGCCACCGCCGACGTGATCGTCGGCGCTGAAGAGGAGCCCGCATCCCGGCAGCGCCGCGAGCGCGAGCGCCGCGAGCATCACCATCGCGCGCTTCACAGCGCACCTCCGATCTGCACGCCTGCGACGCTCGGTCCGATCATCGGCGCGATCGCGACCGGCGCCTCCTCGGTCGTCGCCAGGTCGATCGCGAGCAGCGTCCCGCCCGCGGCCGCGAGCACCAACCCGATCGCGAGCGTCACGTCGGCGGTCGTCGTCAGCGTGCGCAGCGTCGACACGTCGTCCTCGGTGCAGGTGCGGCCCGCGTTCTCACCGCACGAGTCGGCGAGCGACGAGTCCTCCGCGGCCGCGAGCCCGCCGGTGATCGCGAACACGAGCAGCGACGCGCCGCCGGCGGCGAGCCCCGCGATCCCGATCACGCCGAGCGTGCCGATGCCTTCGTCGGGCGGCGGCGTGATCGGCGTCGTCTCGCGCTCGCGCGCGGCGCGCGCTTCGTCCTCGCGCGCGAGCTCGGCCGCGCGCTCTCGCAGGTTCGCGATGCGCGTCTCGAAGTTGGCGCGCGCCTCGGCGTCGAGCTCGGTGGACGCCGCGACGAACGCCTCGAGGCGATCCGCGGCATCGCCGGGACGTCCGAGCCGCTCGAGCGTGAGATAGATGTTGTAGAGCAGCTGCGTGCGATGGCTGAGCTCGTACGCGGCCTCGAACTCGCGCAGCGCAGCGTCGTACTCGCCGCGCTCGAAGTAGAGCCGGCCCGACTCGAAGTGCGTGCGCGCTTGTTCGTCGGCGGGGGTCTGGGCGTGCGCGGAGGCCGCGATCGTCGCGATGGTGAGCGCGACGAGGCCCGAGATCATCAGGCGAAGCATCGCCGGAGGTGTCTCACGAAGCCCTGCGACGTTCAAACACGCTGCGCGCGGCGCGATCTCGCGCGGCGGTGCGCGATGTAAGTGCGCGAATTCACGCGGTTTCGTA includes:
- a CDS encoding CBS domain-containing protein, whose protein sequence is MNETRTHKKVEGELEGEARRQFTRALLTDLRALERMLESGAFETGVPRIGAEQELFLVDRSYHPAPGAMKVMERIDDPHFTTELGLFNLEMNADPQPFAGDGLAKMEAQLVHLFEKVRGVTDQLDMMPVLIGILPTIRKNDLGIENMVPSPRYLALNRAMTAARGDAYDFAIKGIDELIVKHDSVMVEACNASFQVHLQVDPKDFARLYNIAQVLAAPALSVATNSPVLFGRRLWAETRIALFEQAVDTRHKGHHLREAQARVNFGKRWVRSSILEIYKEDVARFRTLVGTDLDENALETFERGEVPQLKALRLHNGTVYRWNRACYGIGPNGKPHLRIELRVLPSGPSIPDEIATAAFWLGLMSELGAQEEDITQRMEFDHAHANLYAAAQNGLGARFTWLDGEEVLAQPLVLDRLLPMASDGLARAGVNPEDASRYLGIVEQRVRTMRTGARWIMQSLGEMKQRGSSGERFTAIVAATVARQKTGRTVAEWERARLDEIGSAKTSYHRVSQYMTTDIFTVQADDAVELVADLMGWERIRHVPVEDGKGRLVGLVSYRAVLRYFNEREKEGVRADSASTPVSDIMRRDVITVTPDTPTLEAIALMRRYRIGCLPVVQDGHLVAVLSEEDFMGIAAQLLEEKLGG